In one window of Pseudomonas sp. IAC-BECa141 DNA:
- the rpoD gene encoding RNA polymerase sigma factor RpoD encodes MSGKAQQQSRIIELIKLGREQKYLTYAEVNDHLPEDISDPEQVEDIIRMINDMGIPVHESAPDADALMLADADTDEAAAEEAAAALAAVETDIGRTTDPVRMYMREMGTVELLTREGEIEIAKRIEEGIREVMSAIAHFPGTVDHILSEYTRVTTEGGRLSDVLSGYIDPDDGITPPAAEVPPPIDAKAAKAEESDDDDDTEASDDEEEAESGPDPVIAAQRFGAVADQMEITRKALKKHGRHNKAAIAELLALADLFMPIKLVPKQFEALVERVRSALDRLRQQERAIMQLCVRDARMPRADFLRQFPGNEVDESWSDALAKGKSKYAEAIARVQPDIIRCQQKLTALETETGLTIAEIKDINRRMSIGEAKARRAKKEMVEANLRLVISIAKKYTNRGLQFLDLIQEGNIGLMKAVDKFEYRRGYKFSTYATWWIRQAITRSIADQARTIRIPVHMIETINKLNRISRQMLQEMGREPTPEELGERMEMPEDKIRKVLKIAKEPISMETPIGDDEDSHLGDFIEDSTMQSPIDVATVESLKEATREVLSGLTAREAKVLRMRFGIDMNTDHTLEEVGKQFDVTRERIRQIEAKALRKLRHPTRSEHLRSFLDE; translated from the coding sequence ATGTCCGGAAAAGCGCAACAGCAGTCTCGTATTATTGAGTTGATCAAACTGGGTCGTGAGCAGAAGTATCTGACTTACGCCGAGGTCAACGACCACCTGCCCGAGGATATTTCAGATCCGGAGCAGGTGGAAGACATCATCCGCATGATTAACGACATGGGGATCCCCGTACACGAGAGTGCTCCGGATGCGGACGCCCTTATGCTGGCCGACGCCGATACCGACGAGGCCGCTGCGGAAGAAGCAGCCGCTGCGTTGGCGGCGGTGGAGACCGATATCGGTCGCACCACAGACCCGGTGCGCATGTACATGCGTGAAATGGGTACGGTCGAGCTTCTGACTCGTGAAGGCGAAATCGAAATCGCCAAGCGTATCGAAGAAGGCATCCGCGAAGTGATGAGCGCCATCGCGCACTTCCCTGGCACGGTTGACCATATTCTCTCCGAGTACACTCGCGTTACCACCGAAGGTGGTCGCCTGTCCGACGTTCTGAGCGGCTACATCGACCCGGACGACGGCATTACGCCGCCTGCCGCCGAAGTACCGCCGCCGATCGACGCGAAAGCGGCGAAAGCGGAAGAGTCCGACGACGATGACGATACCGAAGCTTCCGATGACGAAGAAGAAGCCGAAAGCGGTCCGGATCCGGTCATTGCTGCCCAGCGTTTCGGCGCCGTGGCCGACCAGATGGAAATCACCCGCAAGGCCCTGAAAAAGCACGGTCGTCACAACAAGGCGGCGATTGCTGAACTGTTGGCCCTGGCCGATCTGTTCATGCCGATCAAACTGGTGCCGAAGCAATTCGAAGCCCTGGTCGAGCGTGTTCGCAGTGCCCTGGATCGTCTGCGTCAGCAAGAGCGCGCGATCATGCAGCTGTGCGTACGTGATGCACGTATGCCGCGTGCCGACTTCCTGCGCCAGTTCCCGGGCAACGAAGTCGACGAAAGCTGGTCCGATGCCCTGGCCAAAGGCAAAAGCAAGTACGCCGAAGCCATCGCTCGCGTGCAACCGGACATCATCCGTTGCCAGCAGAAGCTGACCGCGTTGGAAACCGAGACCGGCCTGACCATCGCCGAGATCAAGGACATCAACCGCCGCATGTCGATCGGTGAGGCGAAAGCCCGCCGCGCGAAGAAAGAGATGGTTGAAGCGAACTTGCGTCTGGTGATCTCGATTGCCAAGAAGTACACCAACCGTGGCCTGCAATTCCTCGATCTGATCCAGGAAGGCAACATCGGTCTGATGAAAGCGGTGGACAAGTTCGAATACCGTCGTGGTTACAAGTTCTCGACTTATGCCACCTGGTGGATCCGTCAGGCGATCACTCGCTCGATCGCCGACCAGGCCCGCACCATCCGTATTCCGGTGCACATGATCGAGACGATCAACAAGCTCAACCGCATTTCCCGTCAGATGCTGCAGGAAATGGGTCGCGAACCGACCCCGGAAGAGCTGGGTGAACGCATGGAAATGCCTGAGGACAAGATCCGCAAGGTATTGAAGATCGCCAAAGAGCCGATCTCCATGGAAACCCCGATCGGTGATGACGAAGACTCCCATCTGGGTGACTTCATCGAAGACTCGACCATGCAGTCGCCAATCGATGTCGCCACTGTTGAGAGCCTGAAAGAAGCGACCCGCGAAGTGCTGTCCGGCCTTACTGCCCGTGAAGCCAAGGTACTGCGCATGCGTTTCGGTATCGACATGAACACCGACCATACGCTCGAAGAAGTCGGCAAACAGTTTGACGTGACCCGTGAGCGGATCCGTCAGATCGAAGCCAAGGCGC